The nucleotide window CATCTGAAGTATAGAAGTCCAGTCCTAAGACAGGAACCAAAGGACAGGTCCACAGAGGTGGgctctcagtgcagtgcagtcagagTGAAAGCGTAGTGAGAGGAATAGGGGGTCACTCCTTACCGGTTAACAGTAGAATGAAACTGAGCGGAAACAGTAGAAAGACTTGTTGGAAATGAAGATCTTGAGGCAAGCATTGTTTAACGTAAGATGCAAGAACAGCATTGAGACAGTGCGAGAGTCGGTCATGAAGTACAAATGAAGAGAATCAGGAGAGAATGTTACATGAGGCAAGAGGGGGCAAGTGAGCTGCTTTGATGCTAAAAGAAGCAAGCATAGCCTTCACCTCATCTGAATAAACCGTGTACAAGGCTGCACCAGTGTCTGCCAACCCCTGTAGCCCCTTTGAATCAACGCTTGACATGTGCACAGTGATGGAGTGGGTTTGAGTCTTTGCCGTGGTCTGATCATGTAATGAAGTGGACTGATGGTGTGATGATTTTTAGCCAGTTATCAGGTGGGTGACATGCTTCTGAGGTTCACACAGTGCTAATGTAGGAATGTAGAATACTCATGCATTAAAATACCTGTAGGCCTGGAATGCCTGCTGTGCGAACAAATGACCTGTGGGATGTGCTGCAAAAGCCTTTGTACCCCAAACCCAAACTGACGTCATGCTTTTTTGGGAGGTATCCAAGTAATTGTACCTTTGAAAACAGAAAGTGAGCAAAACAAATCAAGACCTACTCATTGTGAAATGGTCACTGCACAAGGGAAGAAACTGATACTTAGCTTTAAGTTCTCCAGAACAGAAATATGAACACCGTGCCAGGTCTGTATATGAAGTTCCGAAGTTCCTCTCAATGACCCTACTTAACTGACATAAATGTCTTGCAGTGTCTTTCGGCAGATTTCCACAGTGCAATTCATGAACTTTGAAGGGGATTGTCACATGGTAATATTCCTAATCGTTGGCCACAAAGTGTGGAGAAAGAAGCTGCCCAACACTGGGACTGAAGAGATTTAGAAGGGTAAACAGTTTATTGCTTTAAACTCCATTTTATGCAGCATTAATTCAGGGGAAAGGGATTTGGATCACAAATATGACACACACTGATTctgtaattcaattcaattaaaggGAAAGCTATTCCTTGTTTGCTTCGAATATAACTTGTACTTGGCTGCAGTGTTAAATCTAAGAAAGCATTGATATCCTGATATGTTGTACCTGGTACCCCATTCaaatatgtgtgaaaataatagatgacagttttatttatacagtacaaCTGAGACTGTGGTTTCCATTTTActcaaatgctttgtttttttctctataaacattttttgtaggCAAAACACTGATATATATTGAGATAGctatttgtgatgttttttttgttttccaatgcAATACAGTATTGTCTCCAGTCATGCCTGCTCAATAAAGCACTTACCATTTTGAGCCCAAAAAGTGTTATTGTGTTAATTTTTCCAAATGCATGACTACAACAACCACATACCACCTACGTCCTGCAGTAATGCATGTGATAATTAGGCGGCCAGGATATGTATTCACCACCGACAAGAACTATTATCTTAACATCATTTAGATATGATTTGTAAAGATCAGTTCTGATCTACATAGGCAAAAATGTGAAGTAGActgcatattttcaaaaaacattgctttattGTCTGTAAATGCTAATTTATGTCCTACAAAGTAAGAAAACATTGTGTAAACAGCAAAGGAGACAAAAATCAGTCCATCATGGGCAAAGTAAACAATCAATTCCCTCATAGACTCATGCTTTAAAGCAAAGATGCCTCTCCAAAACCTTAGATGCAATTCTGACAGCTGGATTCATGTTCATGAATAGTCTACAATTCATAGATCACTCAAAATGGACGACTCTGCCTACAACTCTTAATGTCCCTACCTAAAAATAAGATTCTTatcaaagttttcatttttgaccaTTTCTCTCGCCCTGTGTTGTTACAGTTAATGGAATGACCCATATTTTGGTGCACAAAATGACACTACACAGTTTACCtcctctctttgtgtctgtccctgtctctgtgtctgctttcatccttctctctcctcagttcCCTCTCATtacttctgtctctgtcacggttgctctctttcctctctttgtgCCGTTCCCTGTCATCCCGTTCTCTTCCTCGCTTGCGTTCATCTCGtctttctctcaccctttctTGGTCTCTGTCCCTGCCCGGGGACAATTCTCTGTCTCTACATCTCTCTCCGCTTCTCTCCCAACGTCGGTCGCCTGGCCATTCCTGCGGCTGCCCCCAGTCACCAGCCATGGGGGGCAGGTTGAGGGGTTTCCGGAAAGGCCTGTCCCTTCCACCAAACCTCAGCTGGCCCGATTCCTTCTTCCCTCCCTGACCGCCACCAAGGCGACGTGGTATCCACCCCTTCAGAGTCCGCTCCTGCTCAAAGTCCACAAACAGTTCGTGCTGGTCGACCACCAGCTTGTTAGCGTCCCGCCTGGCCCTAACCACGGAACGCTCCTCCTTGTACTCGACGAAGGCATACCCTTTGGAAAACCCCGTAACAACGTCCCGCACAAGACGCAGCCGGCGGATGTCCCCGTATTTGGAGAAAACCTCGCGCAGCTTCTCCTCTGTGGTTTGCTGGCTGAGTCGAGCCACGAATAGCGTCAGGTGGGGATCTCCGACCACTCCTTTGTTGGGGACATAGCGGGCCACCATGGCCCTCCAAACCGCGCGGTCATGCGGCTCGACGTCTGTGCCATCGATGCTCCCAGCTTTCAGAGGGTCATAGACCTTCGCCACGGGACTCCAGTCACTCATACTCTgacacaaaacagcagaaagaaagaaaggtgaGGAGAAATTCCGTGTAAATTGAACATCTACAAAGGCAAAAATATGTTTGGGCATACAAACATGCCACCAGAACATTTGGAGAACTGCAGTAGTAGGAAACTCTAACTACCGGTTAAACGGGCTCACCAAAGCCTGCTACAATGAAGTTACATGAGAGGAGTTAGATACTGTTATAAGGGATCCAACTCAAAAATGATTATGACTTAAATTAACAGCTGATATATGATGCTCTCAACAGTGAACTTGTCGTTACGTTACATTCTGTCAAGGAAAACAATGTCAGCTTGCTTTTGGTTAAGCGATTGTCTGCGGCAGTTTAACATGCAGTCAAATCGTGTGTAATTTAGGCTATATATACAGTAGTTTCGAATACGGGCTAGTGACAGCAGATTGCCTAgttacatagctagctaactaatacAACGTTGCATTAGCATAGGCAAAGTTAACGTCGTTTAAAAACAACTAGCTTGCTCCCCCATTTGAACAGGAATGACTGATTATTGTTAAAGGAAAACAATTCAGACGATACTTACAAAATACTCCGATAACCCTGCTTTTATTAAAGTCTTCACCCACAGATCACTACTGTTCTACAACTAGTTGCCATTAGTTGTTTTCTATACACTGTGGAACGGAACGTCCATCATCCTAAACATTCCGTGTGGAAACGTGTACTACTTCTTAAATCGCTCCCTCTGACCTGAAATGTGCAAACCGTCTTTCTATTGTTTCGTTTTATATTTAGTACAAAATCTACTCAACCTGATATTTCCTCGCTCCGAtctcactgccccctgcagccAAGAACTCTTGCCTCTTCATCTTCTAAAATGCTACTTTGCCCCCCATCCTGCTTCCAAAATTTACATTTCCCTTTTCTCTATTTATTTCTCCCTATTACTCATGCTGCTTGTTAATCTCATGCACCCTACTTTTCCCCCAAGAAATCCATGATTCTCTACATGTCTTCTCTCTGCCTTGCatctttaattacattattacatcattgggatttagcagatgctcttatccagagtgacttacatactctaggttacaattttatcaacttatacagctggatatttactgaggcaattgtgagttaagaACTTTTcccaagggtagaacagcagtgttccagtggggaactgaatcagcaacctttcagttacaagccctgctccttaccacaatgctacgCTGCTGCCAACTTTGCTCACTGTTCCCCTTCACTCAGTTCCTACATTTGCTTTCGTGAGGCTTCTCAAATTGAagttaaaatttttttaaactttaccTACAAACCACTGACCCCTTCaactgtccctctgtcctctttGCATACCCCAGTGTGGAGCAGAGTTTCCAGTAGAAAATATTGGTTTGAAAGCATTCTCCTGGCATCaacataaattaaacataaaagcaaaatatgtCTGGCACCTTCACCAATATCCTCTGAAATGAGCTGGATGTGCACATTCGTGCTTACAGGGAGTGCTTGCAGATGCCATCCGAGCCTCATTATGGTCCGCTTCTGTGATGACTGTGCCACAGTTGGTCTTGTTTTGTACTGTTGCCATCCACTGCGACAGTGTTAGTGGGCTATTCTGATTCATTTACGAGGCAGTTCAGATGCTGTGCACAGTGTATATTGATGTAAAAGGGATTCTGCTTTCAGCATTCATCTCAGCGCCAAATGGTTTTGCACTGTATTGAACCACACTGTTTGCAACTAGGAGGTATTTTTCATAGACAGCAGCATTCCTTGAAGGGCATCATTCTCCTACTTATTGCACAAGGACAGTACAATAGTCATTGTTGCTCAGCTGAATAGGCATGTCATTGATGTTGGATAAAATTAACTTAAATGCTGACACCTCCCTCTAAATGgagatgaatatgaatgaatgccattttaaagaaacatctGTCCACCTAAAAAGTggaactgaagaaaaaacatttaacaatgctCTTAAACCAGCatacagatttatttaaatactttCACATAAAGCATTTGGTTGTGGACACTTAATAGCTTTGTGTGTTAGAGGTACAGATTTGTTCAAGTTCATAAAATAACTACACCCAACATGGCAAAaggtaatatttaaaataaagtgtaaGTTATTGACAGGAATCACAATCCAGTTTTCGGGACCTTTTAAGAGACCGCTGTCACAAATGCATGTATTAGCGTTCTGCATCAACCAGAAATGCTCTGGTACCATAAATAATTATTGCTAAGCATATTTTATCTACCAGACAATAGATTAAGAAAACCTGTATAAAAATGCAGAACTTCTGAACTACACCTGCATGCTCTGGAAGCACTGGTCTACGggtatacaaaatatacaaaaaatgctttgaaaactAGCATTAATATATAGATAggtatttaaaaagtattgaTCTAGGACATTTTAGAGATTGCCTTTATCTGTTAATATAATTCATCGTAGTCAATCGCCTATTCcgccctccaaaaaaaaaaaaaaaactcatttacaCATTCTGTTGCTAAGgcaattcagtttttaaaatggtctCTCAAGAAAGTTTAACAAGTAGCATTTTCCCTTCTTTGAATACACCTactaagaagaagaagaagaagaaaaaaaacagtacatcaATGTTTGAGCCAGGGGTGGGCTGCAATGGAAGCTTTACTGCGGTCACCATAATCGTAcagcagctcctccccctcGTCAATGTCTCTGGAGGCCACCAGTATAAGATGAGGTATTCCGTTAATATCATGGAGTTTGGTTTGACAGTTGCCATTTTTACTGTGGTTTATCAGCCTTCCCATTCGGCCGGTTTCTATAGTGGCATCCACACTGGAAGAGATGAGAGAAATCAAAAGCAAGccttgcattacattttgaatgcattACATGTTGCGAGTCAAAGCTGCAGAAATCTTCCATTTCATTGTGCACtttaaatttaatataatttataaagatacatttaaataaaattatatctatgtatatataattagatacacacacgcacacacacaaaaacatacattgtaCAGCGACATCCAAAGAGAGCTGGAGCACCAGCACCCAAAACCAAAGATGCTGACAATCTCTACAGCTTCATATGTCAAAAGTTAAACTGATTTAAACAGAATGCACTGGAACACAGTGATAGCGAGCAAGTTTTGAGGACTTTGACAATTATTTCCGTCAGGTCTACCTAACATTTACTCTCCAACGGGAAGAGCTTTCTTGTCAGACCTCATAAATATCACGTTTTTCCTCCTCAAGAAGGACATCCTGGAAAACAGCGAGCGAggctttcttctccttttcatATAAATATTCAGGTGAACTTCATTAGTTCCTAACTTCATTATGTCATTACATCAGCTATGAATCAGCTGAGTAAGAAGCCAATTCTGTGAGAGAATATTTTACTGGACTCATGTAAACTGATCAATTCAGATTTAGCATATGTTAGTGTATGTTGTGGTAAGGCATATCACAAAATAATACTTGAACCCGGTTGGAAGTCTAGTTATGAAGCTTGCCTTCAGGTTTTCCCTACAAAAGTGAACTGGGATGCTGATATTTTTGGATCTCAATAGATTAGGTGAATTATGGCAAACAGAACCTGGTGAGACAGCATGAGGGGGACAAGACTGCATAAAAAAATACCCAGGAGGAGCTTCAAAACACTGTGCACAGGTAACAATTGAGTACAAAAGGTGTAAGTGTGAAAACGCACCAGTACGTTTTGCTGAGATACTGGAAATAGTACATGTAGCAGCCGGTGGAGGGGTCTTGCGCATACATGGCTTCTCTCTTCTTGGCGTCCGTGATCTTCAGCAGATCGCCGTGATACTCCACCACAAACTGTCCTTTATTGAAATGTTGGGTGGCAAAAACTCCTCTTCCCTTCCCGTCAGTGTTTCGAACCTGTTGGGATTCCAGGTTGGAAATTCATATCACTTTTTTGCACCAATGCAAATTCAAAGAAGTGACTACTCTAAACTGAGTCAAACCCCTTCATGAAACATGTTATACAGTAAATTACCATCATTCCTTCTTCGATCCCATTTGTGATCAACTCATCAATGTGTCTCTTTTCTTCACACTGTTGACAGAAAGCAAGCATGAGAGCTGTGTTCCACCAATCATATCCCATCATATGGTTTGTAATGTCTGTATGAAGAGGTTCTGACTGTATGGCCAGATTTAAGAAGCAAAATATGCAGTCCTATACAAATACCAACATACAGTAACACAACTGAGTTCAGAAAAAGCTATAGTTTCTAGGTCTGTATCATAACTGTAAACTAACAGAGCAATAACCAAATGAATGCTACCACTTAATTTTTACTCATTTCATATTCCTTTAACATTGAACATACAGCAGGTGTTCTGGAATGATCAGTAGACATTTACAAGATTGAGATAAGAACTACAGAAGAATCCTAAGGGTCAGTGCTGGGCTGATCACCACCTTTAAAATAAtcaacattttatataataatgaaaagcacaatggagcattcaacattttcagtttaCACAAAGGTGccacattcatacacattttgCAACATCTTCCACATCttattttcaatgcaaaaatgCTACTGCAATCTGCCTGGCTGGCAATCTTCATAATCATTCTCTTCACTTAGAAAAGCAAAATTAAACTGGAGGTTCTTGACACCAACTTTCCAGCTGTGCTTCCGAAGTGCCGGACAAAATTATGACAAAAGCAGAAACTGCCTGGACAGTGCTTTCAGCTCATTGGATGAGATGACTGACCAGTTATTAAGCCAGTGACACATTAGAAACTGGATTGTCATTTTGCTTTACTTTCAGCTCACTGCAAAGTGAGGATACCACTGAATGtggatttagtttttttttcacttgataGACATGATCCTGGAACACTATAGACAATTGTTACATAAGCAATAGCtctttttcataatttctttCATAATCTTTCTTCCAAATCCATACCAAATTACTTGCTCTCATGACAAATACACAGCAAAACCATAGTTAATAGCTACATGCTGTTAAGGTCACCTAATAAATTTAACTGAGAAGAAACAATTTAGTTATAAAATGGAATAGATGCCAATCTTTGCCTCCTCCAAACCTACTGATGCATGGTGGTTGCGTGGTCTGATACAGGCTGTGAGCATTATCCAGGTGTGTAAATAATGCAAGAGGGCATTGAGGGGATTCCATTCTCCTTGAAGTGCCTTAAATCAGACGGAACAATCTGCATAAATCCAGCTACgcattacattcacattagCTGAACCTATTGCTTAGCAAGCATTTCAGACATGTACTGCAATGCACGGAACTGAACTCTTGGTTATCCTTACCCTCAGCACCCTTAAGGCTGCACATCTGACGCTTGGCTTTAAAGACTCTTGCTATCTtgtactgacagagagaggatggagacGTTGACAGTATGCACAACTGTCTTTTGCACTGACCTGCAGTTCAGCTTTGCTTTTCCTGGAGCTTCTCCTTATAGGATAATAGTCTGTGACCTTTCTGTTTTGGGAATTTTTGCTTTCCGCCCTGTAAAAACAAATACCAGCCATTGACATAAAACAAGCCCTGTGTTCACTGCTGCATAACCACAGCACTTGTTCATATTCCGCTGCCCTTTAAATCTTGCAAAGACAAATTTGCTTGAGATATCCAATCACTTCTAAAATAAACTGACTGTGTGGTCTTTCAGTCTTTTGTGCTGACACATTAACATTTAGAATGTTGGTACCATTTCACTTTACCAATGAAGATCACATCAGCAGCATAATATCTTACACCAAAGCCAAAAAGGCAACAACTGTTGGTCACTACTACTGATGAATGGCTGATATCATTGGTATCACTGCTTACCACCATATTCAGGCCAATATATAGCATACTACATATAATACAATCAAGTACATCAACAGCGGAATTAACAGTAATTAGTAAGACTTCCTGAGTCTCAAGTGTCTTGGGGGTTTATGAATGGGGAACACTGTATGATGAAGCTATCCTACTAAATTTACATTGAAAACCTGCTTTTAACTGTGATAGGCACCTGAGCTGTGGAAGCGATCAGAGCtaattacactgtaaaacagCCCAAGTACTTAATTTATAAGGGCAGCAGTCTGCTTGCTGATTCAGCCAATTTTTCAGCCTTGTGGCAGGACTTCAAAACCCAGAAGGTCAAAAGGAAATTAAGCACTGCCTCCTTTGTGCGGTTGCTGCATCTGCAGCTGGCAAACGCTGCTCTGTCACGGCTTTGCATCTCCCCTGTACAGAGAGGCGGCACCATCTGAAGCCCCGCCTCCTCGCCCGTGGGACGCACCCCCAGCTTGCCTTGCTGACCTCTGCGTCAGGAGCACTTACGTCCTCATGGTGGATTTCTTCACTTTAACCTTGCGGCAGGTTCCTCTCCTGTTGTTGGGTGCAGGGGCAATGTTGTTGCCTGCGGTGGGCTCCCCCGTGGAGTGTACGTAGGTGGCTGTGCAGTGCAGCGGTCTGGCCTGAGCCTCAGTCATGGAGGGGGGACACAGCCTGTCCTTCTCGGCCCCGCTGGGGATGCTCGCTTCCGCATTCACTACGTTCAGTCTCGCTACAGTgccagagaggaacagagggacTAATCAGACGGCTCGCAATCTGGACACAATCTTCGGCCCTTTTCAGCCTGCATTTATGCAGAGTGCGAAGACTGCTCCCCATCACCGGGTGAAGGGGCTCAGTTTAGAGgttatgtaaatgtttgaaaaagaaGACACTAAAATGGTAAAGAAGCTGACCGTGGTCAATATCAATGATGCCATTCATGAACAGAAAATCATTCTCAGGATTTCGTAATTACAATTTGCTGACATGTCATTTGCCATTTACAGACAAATCTTCACACAAAACACTACTACAGAAAACTGAGAATAGCAGTTGAACATGACATTATTTCTGGCTAATTTGAAAAagtgtgtgaaaaataacataacaaCAATGCATCAGTACCATACTAATTAACAAGAGAAAATGACCTGATGTAATaatacttgctgtatgcacttttgtaagtcgctttggataaaagcatctgctaaataaataaatgtaaatgtaaatgcatactCTTAGTGGCAATTATTACATCCCACTGTTGTAGAATATTCCTATATCCAGAACACTAGCATGCAGGATTATCCTGCGATATAATTCGGAGTTTGTTCTTGAGACAGTCTTATATATCCATATACAAAACATAtgataattaatataataaaatcaCATATGCAACTTTTAAGGAAACAAAAtcagaagtaaaataaaaatagccttAGTctgagatgaaaaaataaacataaaagcaAATGATATAATGATATTATATGATATGACTTTGCAAATATTCTAAGCAACATTGCAGTCAGAGGCGAAAGGGATGAGACGGACACATACCTTCCTCATACTTCTGCGTTTCATTATGGGTAGTGCGCCTTCCTAGAAACTTCCCTTCGTGGATGAGCGAAACAGAGTTCCCATCAAGGAAGCGAGGGCGGGGATTGCTGGAGCTCAAATAAGTGTGATGCGTAGACTGACCATTACAAACGATGTCCTGAAACACGCAGAGTCCTGCgttaaacattgtcattcaAGCAACGACAGAATAGGACTgcggctgaaaaaaaaatcaatagggTGTGATCTGGCATTCTTTTGAAGAAGTGAGTAGTCCGTGTGGTGCCGAAGTTTGCGGTCACTTTGTGCAGGCGGAGCGATATCGCAATGTGCGCAATCGCCACCAGACTCAAATGTTATGGTTACAATGTTAGGAAACGAGTAACTAGCTAGGGCACactgtatatttgtttaaaCTGTTCCTATTCTGTACACGGAATACGGTAAGGAAagcaagttacattttttttccctaagaaATGTTTTCCTAAAAAATACATGCAACTCAGTACCTTAAAATATCATTAGCTAAATATCAACCTAACATTACATCCTTTGTTAGTGAACTATATTCCTCTCTTTACATTTTTAGAGTTGACCACCACTGTGCAAATCAAAAATGAATCAGCAAACAAGCCAACTGGTTTCGGTAGCTACAAACAtcatcacacagcacattagCTAGCCTTCTCCGTGACGCAAAAAGCAAAGTGGTTATAATTCTACAATATACTAACCTACTTGACACGCAAGTACATTAGCACTAGTATCTCACCAGCTACATCTAGCACACCCACATACGGGCCACTCGCTGGCAAGCGAGCTCACTGGCTGCAACATCCCGGAGAAAAATAACCGCActatttcacaaaacatttgaaatacttCATCTAGTTGCTATTCACGAAAATTCCCATTTATAATGTCTTGGCTGGCTAGTCAAATGACATACAAAATCCTCCTGTTTGCTATCAAACTTTCTACTATTTTAGGTagtccagctagctagttagataCAATAATCTGACAGAAAACGCTAGCAAACAACTATATTTTACCGTTCTGTCTTATTTGACCATTTCTTTGTCATATTACATATTGTACTGTGGATAGCTATCAACATACCCCGTTCATTtctggcttttcttttttccctttttcttctATGGTGCGAGTGGCGTCTTCAGGTTTACTTTTTAGTAGAGGTCaggactgttttatttttccttgagGCATGaaatttaagacattttattcagttgttGCAATCTTATTTCTTGGTTTAGGCTTCTGGAGACTGCCACTATTGGGTGTTTTCTTCAACCAAAGCAGTTTTTACTGTTCCTCCCCTCCGCCATGTTTTCAGCTAAACTCAGACCAGAAAGTACCACGTGAGCATTTAAAGGGACTGTgctaaatacacagaaatactcTCCGTGATTGTCCGGCAGAGGGCCTCCTCAATCGTACATAACGAGAGCCAGCCTAAGCTGTCAACAAGAATGCAGTCTGCAATTGTAATGCAGTTTGCATCatttgcattaatgcattaaagTTCAATATAACGGTGTTAGGATAAATAAGTAGCTAACCAGAAGACTAAAGCATCGTTTTCAAGCGTTACAACGCGAGCATTTGAAACGTAGAGTATGCAGGTATCAAACATACCACTTA belongs to Megalops cyprinoides isolate fMegCyp1 chromosome 5, fMegCyp1.pri, whole genome shotgun sequence and includes:
- the kmt5aa gene encoding N-lysine methyltransferase KMT5A-A; translated protein: MNGDIVCNGQSTHHTYLSSSNPRPRFLDGNSVSLIHEGKFLGRRTTHNETQKYEEARLNVVNAEASIPSGAEKDRLCPPSMTEAQARPLHCTATYVHSTGEPTAGNNIAPAPNNRRGTCRKVKVKKSTMRTAESKNSQNRKVTDYYPIRRSSRKSKAELQCEEKRHIDELITNGIEEGMMVRNTDGKGRGVFATQHFNKGQFVVEYHGDLLKITDAKKREAMYAQDPSTGCYMYYFQYLSKTYCVDATIETGRMGRLINHSKNGNCQTKLHDINGIPHLILVASRDIDEGEELLYDYGDRSKASIAAHPWLKH
- the snrnp35 gene encoding U11/U12 small nuclear ribonucleoprotein 35 kDa protein, yielding MSDWSPVAKVYDPLKAGSIDGTDVEPHDRAVWRAMVARYVPNKGVVGDPHLTLFVARLSQQTTEEKLREVFSKYGDIRRLRLVRDVVTGFSKGYAFVEYKEERSVVRARRDANKLVVDQHELFVDFEQERTLKGWIPRRLGGGQGGKKESGQLRFGGRDRPFRKPLNLPPMAGDWGQPQEWPGDRRWERSGERCRDRELSPGRDRDQERVRERRDERKRGRERDDRERHKERKESNRDRDRSNERELRREKDESRHRDRDRHKERR